The following proteins are encoded in a genomic region of Cryptomeria japonica chromosome 11, Sugi_1.0, whole genome shotgun sequence:
- the LOC131859803 gene encoding uncharacterized protein LOC131859803, protein MVDDVKKDLDEQRHIWSTKGCTIMTDGWTDRRNRTLLNFLVSSAGGTVFIKSIDASAHCKNATYVCEQIEEVIEDVGEENVVQVVTDNAVNYVAAGKLLITN, encoded by the exons atggtggatgatgtgaaaaaggatttagatgaacaacgccacatatggagcactaaaggttgcaccatcatgactgatggttggacggataggagaaatagaactctccttaattttcttgtttcttccgcag ggggcaccgttttcatcaagtccattgatgcctccgcccattgcaagaatgccacctacgtatgtgagcagatagaggaggtgattgaagatgtgggtgaggagaacgtggtacaggtggtgaccgacaatgcagtaaattatgttgctgcgggtaaacttttgattacaaactaa